From the Ilumatobacteraceae bacterium genome, the window ATGCGGTCGTGGGCTGTGTACGCGTCGAGGCCGGTGGGGTCGCCGTGTCGCAGTTTGAGGGATGCGGCGGCTTCCCAGTGGTTGTGGAAGCGGTGGATGGTGTCGAGTTCGATGGTGCGCCCGGTCGCGCAGAGTTCGGCGAACATGCCACCGCGGCCGACGGCGTGAAGTTGGTGCGGGTCGCCGACCAGGGCGAGTCGCCATCGGTGATGGTCGGCGAGCAGGGTGAGGTGGTGGAGGTCGGCGGTGGCGAGCATCCCGGCCTCGTCGACGATCAAGGTGGTGCCGGCCGGGAGCTGCCAGAACGGGTCGGGTGGTCGGTCTTGGCGGTTGTGTTCGTAGAGGAGTTTGGCGACGGTGTCCGTTGGCATGCCGGTGCCGGTTTCGAGGACGCGGGCTGCTTTCGCGGTGGGTGCCAACCCGAACACCGGCCGACCGTGTCCGGTGAGGTCGGACACGGCGGCATGCAGCATGGTGGTCTTGCCGGCCCCGGCCGGGCCGACCACGAGGACGAGTCGGTCGGTGCCGCCGACCGCGGCGGCGGCTTCGACCTGCATCACATCCAACCCGTCGCCGTTGATGGTGGTGGAGGGGTTGGGCGGGTCGAGTTGGTGGTCGATCGCCCACACGATGATGTGTTCTTCTTGAGCGAGGACGACGGTGCTGGTGTGGTGGCGGGCGGATGGTTCGATCCACACCGACCGCCCATCAGATGTCCGGCGTCGGCTGTGGATGTCCTGTGGATCGAGGTCGATGCACGCTTCGAGGACGGTCTCGGTTGCGGACTCGAGGAGTGCGGCCCAGCGGGTGCCGTCAACACCGGGCTGTGGGCGGACGGTGTCACACAGGGTTTGGGTGACATCCAGGCGATGCCATGCGGAACGCCGCTCGGCGAGTTCGCTGACGACTTCGCCGACGGTCACATGTTGTCGCTCGGTCGACCGTGCTTGTGCCGTGAGGTGGATGTCGGCGTTGAGCGTGTCGGCGGTGACGCCCACGGTTGCGGCTTCGGCGAGCCACCGTGACCGCAGATCCGGGACACCGTTGCCCGTCTTGTGACCACGGGTGTCGGCAGCGGCTTCACGGCCGAGGGCGCCGCGTTCTTTCGGGGTCGGGTCGCGTCCCTCCCGCGCCCAGAACTCCGCCAACTTCGCCTGGAACGCAGCATCGACCTGGACGGTCCGTTTCGAGAACACCTCCAACACCTCGTCGCCGATGCCGGCGATCTCGGCTTGGCCCTTGTCGATCTCGCCCCAGGCGACGCGGTAGCGGGCGGTGACCTCGGCGCGCAGCACCGACTGATAGATGCCACCGAGCGCCCGCTGGAACCCCTTCAACGTGCGCGCGTCGAGCGCCAGCCACCGGCCGTCGCCAGACTGCACTTTGGAGGAGATCACGACATGGGAATGCAACTGCGGATCATCCAGACGGCTCGTCGTCTGACGGAACACCGCTGCGGTGAGTCCTTGGGTGTCTGGGTGGAGTCGGTGTCCGTTCGACCGGATCCGGGTGGTCGAGCCGTAGCGTTCGATCCAGTCGACGACCGCACGGACTGCGATGTCGTGACATTCGGCGAGCCGGTCGTCGCCGGTGAGTGCCCACCACACCGACAACGACTTCGGTGCCGACAACGTCGCATCGAACCCGGCCACCGCCCGCACCGTCTTCCCCGACTTGATGACCCGATCGATGAGCGGATAACCGAGCGGTGACCCAGAGATCGGGTCACGGCCCCCCAACAGCGCTTCGAGCGCGTCGGTGGTGACCTCGCCCTGAAGTCCGAGCAGGTCGGCCTGTCGGCCGGTCCATTGGCCGGGGAGTTCGGAGTCGGCTTGAGTCAGGTACCGGGTGTAGTACTGCGCCGTCGCTGCCGCGGTCGACGCGTAGAGGGTCGTCACTCGCAGCATGTCCGCTCCCGAGGACTCGCGGGCACCTGTCTGTGTGGTGGGGGTGTGGTGATAGTCGGGAAGGTGTTCATGGTGGCGAGGTGTGGTCAGGGCGTGAGGGGGAGGGCGAGCTGGGCGGTGGTCGCGGTGGAGCGGGAAGGGGGTAGTGCGCTTGAGGTGAGAGGCGGTGTCTGGCTGAGGTCGTCGACGGTGACGGAGGTGGGGACGGAGAGCGTGTAGGTGCCGATCGCGTAGACACCGGTCGCGGTCCGCGACTGGGAACCCTCGACGAGCCCGGCGCGACGGAGACGGTTCAGGGCGCGGGCCACCGTGTCTTTCGCCAGACCGAGCTGGGCGGCCAACGACCGGACCGACACCGACGCTCGACACCCATCACCGCAGTCGGTCGACTCGAGCAGGAGCTGTTCGAACACGACCCACGCGGACGGGTCAAGCCGGCGACGCAACTCGACCGTGCCCGCGGTCAACACCAGTCGACGCTCAGTCGACATCAGCTGGGACCTTGACCGAGACATCCTCCGGGATGACGGCGTCACAGAGCCGCACGACCCGCCCCGTAAAAGCGAGTTCGAGCAGCGCCCAGCGCGGGACCCGCAAACAGCCACCCAACCGGATGACGGGCAGGCCCGAGACACCGCCCGTGGCGTCATACTCGCCGGCCAACTGATAGGCCAGCGACCGGCCGATCCGCAACACACCCGCGGCCTCCTCCACCGTCAACAACGGTGTCGCCGGCACCCCCAACATCACGGACGCATCCATCAGACCGTCCGACTTACACCCCTGTCATTTCCGAGGCAAGACCCCCCAAATCGGGTCGGTCGTCCGGCCAGTGTCCGTGAGTGTCCTCTGGTGTCCGTGCGTGTCCGTGAGTGTCCGTACGTCCGGAAACATAGTGACGAATGTCACATCCAGGGATGTGACAGCAATCTTGGGACACGGACTCCCAACACGGCCCGAGATCAGCCAGCGGGTTCGAGAGGAGTGATAATGCGGTGTCCTCGAGCGCCGCGAACGCCACCACTTCGCCGGCTCTGCATCGCGGGCGCTAGCGATCCGGGCCGTGATTATCGCCTGGGTCTGGCGACCTGTAGCGCTCCGCGGACGTGCCGCTCTCGCGTGGGCCTCGGCGCATTGTCGGACCGCGATTATGCGCTCGCTGGGATGCCTGGCGGTCGTGGGGTTTGCATGCGCGCGGCGTAGCCCGAGTGCTGCCGCTCGGGCCTGCCGCGTGCTGATGCTGTCGATCAGAAATCGTAGGAGCTTGGCGCAGTGGTCGACATTCCAGTCTTTCCGTCGCCGGTGGTGTAGTTGATCTGTGGCGGTTGTTCGCCGGCGGGAACGTTGATCCGGGTGAACCGGCCTGCTGCGGTCGTGACCTGCTGGTCGATCTGGGCCGTAGTGGTGGCTGGCTGCGCCTGTGACGGGTCGGTGACGATTCCGGACGGGCTGAGCGTCGGTTCGCCGAGCCGTTCTGCTTCAGCGGTGTCGTCCCATGCGATGAGGATGGTCTGTCCGTTGATGTCGAACGCAGCCAGAATGCTGTGCTGGTAGGCGCCACCGAGTGAGGTCTCGCTGAACGAGAGTCGGCATCGCTCGATCGGCGCGTCGACGCAGATGGCGATCGCGCCGCTGCCGGTTTCGCCTGGTGTGAGGCTCCGGACGGACACGGTGAGGCCGTCGTCGAAGGTCGTCTGGTCGAGGACGTCGAGGCGGGCGGCGGTGGTGGTGATCGCGGCGCCGGCTGCGGCGAACTCGTCGCTGGACACCTGAGTGATGCCTTCGGCGACGGCGATGACTTCCTCGGACGGGGCGCGTCCGGTGACGGAGATGATGGCGTCGCCGTCGATCCATTCGACGCTCGTGAACGGGCCGAGACTGTCGGGTGCTTGGATCCGAACGAGGCGTTCGATGCCGCCGATGATCCGGCGTTCGTAGCCGTCGCCTCGGGCTTGCATCGTGTCGAGAGTGTCTCCGGAGGTGTTCGGCATGCTGGCGGCGCTGATGAAACCGCCGGGGAGGCCATCGGTTCGAGTAAGGCCGAGACCCGTAGCGACCGTGTTGTCCATGACGACCGGGTTCGGATCCTGTCGGTTGAAGCCGGGCAGGGCGCCGTCGGGGAGGTTGACCGTCGGGCCCGCGGCATCGAGGACGAGCGCCTCGGCAGCGGCGAGTGTGTCATTGACGGAGAGGTTCCTGCCTCGTGCTGACACGATCCAGTCGCCCTCGACCCAGGTGACCACGATGCCCTCACCGGAGTCGAAACTCATCGCCGGCTGGCCATGGATCGTGGCGTTCGGTCGAAGTTCGAGATCGGGTTGGCTCGCAGCAGGCTGGACCGAGACACTGAACTGCGACACGCCCCGGTCCTCGGTGCTCAGCCAGCGGCCGACGTCGGGATCGGCGCTTGGTGTGGCCGGGTAGGCGGCAAGGTTCGTAATCTCGTACCCCTCGGGAACGTAGGTGGGAAGCACGAACCCGGTCGCTGTTGCGAGCGGATCGGCAGATGCTGTTGTGGTGGTCGTCGGGTCAGTGGGGCCCGATGTGGTCGGACCGGTGGCCGAGGGTGCTGAGGCATCCGGCGACGAGTCCGAGACCGCCGGATCGTCGGATTGCCGCATGACGGTGAGGCCGCCGATGCCGACGACGAGCACGGCTGCTGCGGCGGCTCCGACGATTAGCCGCGGTCGGTCGTTCGCGGGCTGGTACTGATCGAGGAGGTTCGGGTCGGTGGGTGCGGTCCGAGTGGCTGGTGCGGTGTCCATGATGGCGGCGAGGGCGCCGTGGAGTGGGCGCTTGAGGTCGGCGTCGTTGGCTCGTCGGGTGTGGAGGTCGTTCATGAGAGTTCCTTTCGGAGTTGGAACCGCGCTCGGGACAGGTGGCGGCGCACGGTCGCTGGCGCGATGTCGAGCAGGTGGGCGACCTCGCGGGAGTCGAGGTCTTCCCAGTAGGTGAAGTAGACGACGGCGCGCTGTTGCACGCTGAGTTCGGCAACGGCACGCCGGATGTCGAGCTCTGTACCCGAGGCTTCGACGGTCGCTGTCGGTGAGCTGGCGGCCGCGCGGAGGTCACGTTCTTGACGGCGTCTCTGAGACCGGTGTTGATCGGTTGCCGCGTTGGTGACCGATCGCATCAGGTAGGCACGAACGTTCGGGATCGATTGGCCGTCGTCGAGTCGTTGCGTCACTCGGTGGAACGCGATGGAAACGATGTCGTGGGCATCGTGCGGCCCGACGAGCAAGGTGGCGTACCGTGTGAGATCTGCCGCGTGCTGGCGCCACAGATCACCGTGAGGCAGAGACGGCTCAGGCTCGTGTGCGTCCTGGTGCGGTGCCCATGAACTGGGTCGAGGCGGATTGTCGCTTCTCGGTGGATGAGTCATCACACCTTCAAGACGTCACGGGTGGGCTCACGCGTGCACACCGAGTCAGATTATTGGTCACCACGAGCGTGCCGCCGTCGCACGTCGCCGACTCCGGCAACAGTTACGGCGCCGCTACGGACCACTCGGCATCGACACTGGCCCGGGTGCTCGTACAAGCACGCAGAATCGGCAACAGCGCGAAGCGGAGGTCCGTGGCGAGCCGCACAGAACGCGCGCTCCGTAATCCCGGTCGAGAATGGCGAGCACGCGCTGCACAGCGGCCCGTTCGTGACATGGAAGATTCCGGCCGCCGAGCGGTCGGCGCATGCGATCTCGTCCGGCGATCGCAGTCGATGGTGAACGCTTGGTCTCGTGCGGGGTCCACCACGACCGCCGGAACTTTCTTGAGGTTTTGTGAACAGGGTGAGTTGGTTCGGGCAACAGTGGGTGTGATGTGCGATCAGATCGACTCGGCCGTGCCTCGCCGCGGGATCGACGCAACCCGGGTTGTTGGTGGTTGGTTTGATCTGCATGTCGAGACGATTCACTCGTATGTTGCTCGTCGCGTGGGCGACGAGGCGGCCCGTGATGTGACGGCCGAGACGTTCAAGGTCGCGTTGGAGCAGTTCAATCGGTTCGATCC encodes:
- a CDS encoding sigma-70 family RNA polymerase sigma factor; the protein is MTHPPRSDNPPRPSSWAPHQDAHEPEPSLPHGDLWRQHAADLTRYATLLVGPHDAHDIVSIAFHRVTQRLDDGQSIPNVRAYLMRSVTNAATDQHRSQRRRQERDLRAAASSPTATVEASGTELDIRRAVAELSVQQRAVVYFTYWEDLDSREVAHLLDIAPATVRRHLSRARFQLRKELS
- the mobF gene encoding MobF family relaxase, producing MLRVTTLYASTAAATAQYYTRYLTQADSELPGQWTGRQADLLGLQGEVTTDALEALLGGRDPISGSPLGYPLIDRVIKSGKTVRAVAGFDATLSAPKSLSVWWALTGDDRLAECHDIAVRAVVDWIERYGSTTRIRSNGHRLHPDTQGLTAAVFRQTTSRLDDPQLHSHVVISSKVQSGDGRWLALDARTLKGFQRALGGIYQSVLRAEVTARYRVAWGEIDKGQAEIAGIGDEVLEVFSKRTVQVDAAFQAKLAEFWAREGRDPTPKERGALGREAAADTRGHKTGNGVPDLRSRWLAEAATVGVTADTLNADIHLTAQARSTERQHVTVGEVVSELAERRSAWHRLDVTQTLCDTVRPQPGVDGTRWAALLESATETVLEACIDLDPQDIHSRRRTSDGRSVWIEPSARHHTSTVVLAQEEHIIVWAIDHQLDPPNPSTTINGDGLDVMQVEAAAAVGGTDRLVLVVGPAGAGKTTMLHAAVSDLTGHGRPVFGLAPTAKAARVLETGTGMPTDTVAKLLYEHNRQDRPPDPFWQLPAGTTLIVDEAGMLATADLHHLTLLADHHRWRLALVGDPHQLHAVGRGGMFAELCATGRTIELDTIHRFHNHWEAAASLKLRHGDPTGLDAYTAHDRIHAAPFAEHLDNIAAAWTGAHQRDEYTAITTTTNNHVNAINRAVQTHRLTLGQLDDQHLDIGDATLHVGDVITTRRNQRLLRTSTGDSVRNRDYWTINTITTDGELTVTRIDGHGTVTLPHDYVTEHVQLGYAATEPGNQSDTATASITLATGATTCRGLYVAVTRGQAENLICVVTDTHDISDAIDVLEQILATDRADHPATRTRRELAATTPPTPTLQPRCQIPDWFHDLHHHARHELTDARADAAAHQQRDLELQQRIDQLTRQLVDLEPHCTPHDHTITRVTNDLHHAQQRHRQAERELATTGRLHRRTVRHTVADCANDVTTARTALDEITRRAQPLLDQRDQLRAERNRLQQHLTIDRQLARQLDRYDHRLLNAQHRLDALDTWADWANGHTPRPAQLINAAHHLHHTGGHHALLAEPLNTWIHQNDLAPQHQALAQRPTFEHPRRPDPPGLEIGF
- a CDS encoding helix-turn-helix domain-containing protein translates to MDASVMLGVPATPLLTVEEAAGVLRIGRSLAYQLAGEYDATGGVSGLPVIRLGGCLRVPRWALLELAFTGRVVRLCDAVIPEDVSVKVPADVD
- a CDS encoding MarR family transcriptional regulator, with protein sequence MSTERRLVLTAGTVELRRRLDPSAWVVFEQLLLESTDCGDGCRASVSVRSLAAQLGLAKDTVARALNRLRRAGLVEGSQSRTATGVYAIGTYTLSVPTSVTVDDLSQTPPLTSSALPPSRSTATTAQLALPLTP